From a single Lentisphaera profundi genomic region:
- a CDS encoding proline dehydrogenase family protein, with protein sequence MNQNQDIERILEFVKSANSPEIKSSLERGQQAVDLSRLILEQADKVRHDDERLRDEELARMFDDPQGKAFSTAMHDQCFRSENSKRIADQIGYLLKKYGTPSFLDHWARVEIDVFKSSPLFLKQRLVPLIKRLIRKKTAGVIFPGEETGLLSHVQKRKDQGVISNVNRLGEAILGEAEAHSRLETYIADLEKHQIAYMSIKISTIYSQINTRAWHQSVDILAGRLRCLYRAAIKNAGDEQACFINLDMEEYRDLRLSYEVFKEVLDEDEFLQYRAGIVLQAYLPDSYALLEELIAFSQKRCDRGGVPLKLRIVKGANLAMEKLEAALDSSVPAPFPDKLSVDSHFKKMLHLALRPENVRSLNIGIASHNLFDLSYALLLIAENGVEAYCEFEMLEGMAPHIHRIINLLSGKTVLYCPAARASEFNNAMAYLIRRLDEQSAEENFLRHSFKLLGDQQSFAKQSEFFLRGIEGLEAIDSSSRRNHLPILKKTTLEENFHNEMNTDFVLESNIHRLRGETLKTVNELLESSHPSPIPLIINGQEIHSKQTASGISPDTGKEFYDYSLADAAAIEKTLRCAQNQTKLIVFDDWPKRADKLLKVAEIMRHKRFHLCALLMADVGKSSLEADGEVSEAIDFCEYYARSMAQWQHLPNLKMQALGSVLICSPWNFPLAIPTGGIAAALIMGNACVFKPAPEAVLVGYELLNIFHQAGFDPCDLQFVSCEDEPQGSSLIKDSRIDAVVLTGATETAQYFMKMRPGLHLMAETGGKNTMIISELSDRDLAIKDLVDSAFAYSGQKCSACSLAFIHQSLYQDPKFLETLKDAAQSRTVGQVSDQRSFITPLIQPAQGKLLHAIESLEKAETWLLKPVLHEDSAHLVSPGIKLGVTPESVTYRTELFGPVLGLVVYEDLEEAIELINAGDYGLTGGIHSLDEREQQLFLEKVEVGNTYICRGITGAMVERQAFGGYKNSSFGRGFKAGGPNYLLQFCQIHEQLEHEHKCMAVHALGESLQEFLSKKELDFWSRSIASYQEAYEDEFSQNHDQQGIAGQANIFRYRKLKVMHLALQSSDSILEVCQVLSAAQVAGVANLRVFAKSTDIERLNLQSLIKIFTFELNILDEDDFSQALKVSPMGRIRLIHQAPEAWLREAAERFIPLQACPVYSTGRLELLHYFHSQSLSIDYHRYGNSEQGFSLS encoded by the coding sequence ATGAATCAAAATCAAGACATTGAAAGAATTCTCGAATTTGTAAAAAGTGCGAATTCGCCTGAGATAAAATCGAGCTTAGAACGAGGGCAGCAGGCGGTCGACTTAAGTAGGCTCATTTTAGAGCAAGCGGATAAAGTGCGTCATGATGACGAAAGGTTAAGAGATGAAGAACTAGCGCGCATGTTCGACGATCCGCAGGGCAAAGCTTTTAGCACGGCAATGCACGATCAATGTTTCCGCAGTGAAAATTCTAAGCGCATAGCCGATCAGATTGGCTACTTATTAAAAAAATACGGTACGCCGAGTTTCCTTGATCACTGGGCAAGAGTGGAAATTGATGTTTTTAAGAGCTCGCCACTATTCTTGAAACAGCGCTTGGTGCCACTCATCAAGAGATTAATACGTAAGAAAACAGCGGGGGTTATTTTTCCAGGTGAAGAGACTGGCTTGCTGAGCCACGTTCAAAAAAGAAAAGATCAAGGAGTGATTAGCAATGTAAATCGTCTCGGTGAAGCGATCCTAGGCGAAGCAGAAGCTCATAGCCGTCTAGAGACTTATATTGCGGATCTAGAAAAGCATCAGATCGCGTACATGTCGATAAAAATCTCCACCATCTACTCACAGATTAATACTCGCGCATGGCATCAAAGCGTGGATATCCTGGCCGGTCGCTTGCGTTGCCTTTATCGTGCGGCAATAAAAAATGCTGGAGATGAGCAAGCCTGCTTTATCAATTTGGATATGGAAGAATATCGCGACCTGCGCTTAAGTTATGAAGTTTTTAAAGAAGTTCTTGATGAAGATGAATTTTTGCAATACCGAGCAGGAATTGTGCTACAGGCTTATTTGCCCGACTCCTATGCCTTGCTCGAAGAGCTCATCGCTTTTTCTCAAAAACGTTGTGATCGTGGGGGAGTCCCACTCAAACTACGAATCGTTAAAGGTGCGAACTTAGCCATGGAAAAACTTGAGGCGGCTTTAGATAGTAGTGTGCCGGCCCCGTTTCCCGATAAATTATCCGTGGATAGCCATTTTAAAAAAATGCTTCATCTCGCCTTGCGTCCAGAGAATGTAAGATCACTGAATATCGGCATTGCATCGCATAATCTTTTTGACTTATCTTATGCTTTGCTTTTGATAGCAGAAAATGGAGTGGAGGCCTACTGCGAGTTTGAAATGCTAGAAGGCATGGCACCACATATTCATCGAATTATCAATTTATTGAGCGGCAAAACGGTGCTTTACTGCCCCGCGGCTCGGGCCTCAGAGTTTAATAATGCAATGGCTTACCTCATTAGACGCCTTGATGAGCAGAGCGCAGAGGAGAACTTTTTGCGTCATTCCTTTAAACTTCTAGGCGATCAGCAGAGTTTTGCTAAGCAGAGTGAGTTTTTTTTACGGGGTATTGAAGGCCTTGAGGCGATTGACTCATCATCGCGGCGCAATCATCTGCCAATATTAAAGAAAACCACGCTAGAAGAAAATTTTCATAATGAAATGAATACGGATTTTGTCTTGGAGTCAAATATCCATCGCTTAAGAGGTGAAACGCTAAAGACTGTGAACGAGCTCCTAGAGTCAAGCCATCCGAGCCCTATTCCGCTAATAATTAATGGCCAAGAAATACACAGTAAACAAACAGCCTCAGGGATAAGCCCCGATACGGGGAAAGAATTTTATGATTATAGTTTAGCCGATGCGGCGGCGATAGAAAAGACTTTGCGATGTGCGCAAAATCAAACGAAGCTGATTGTCTTTGACGATTGGCCTAAAAGGGCAGATAAATTACTTAAAGTAGCGGAAATCATGCGCCACAAGCGTTTCCATTTGTGTGCACTTCTTATGGCAGATGTGGGCAAGAGTTCTTTAGAAGCCGATGGCGAAGTCTCCGAGGCAATAGATTTCTGTGAATACTACGCCCGCTCAATGGCTCAATGGCAGCACTTGCCCAATTTGAAGATGCAGGCCTTGGGTAGCGTATTGATTTGTTCGCCATGGAATTTCCCGCTAGCGATTCCAACAGGAGGTATTGCAGCCGCTTTAATCATGGGCAATGCCTGTGTTTTTAAGCCCGCACCAGAAGCGGTATTGGTGGGCTACGAATTACTAAATATTTTTCATCAAGCGGGCTTTGATCCATGTGACTTACAGTTTGTGAGCTGTGAAGATGAGCCACAGGGTTCCAGCTTAATTAAAGATTCACGTATAGATGCAGTGGTGCTTACAGGAGCAACTGAAACGGCACAGTATTTCATGAAAATGAGACCAGGACTCCACTTGATGGCTGAGACGGGGGGCAAAAATACGATGATTATTAGTGAGCTCAGCGATAGAGATTTGGCGATTAAGGACTTAGTGGATTCGGCCTTTGCTTATTCAGGTCAGAAATGCTCAGCTTGTTCTTTGGCCTTTATTCATCAGTCTCTCTATCAAGACCCTAAGTTTTTGGAAACGCTTAAGGATGCGGCGCAATCGCGCACGGTAGGTCAAGTCAGTGATCAACGCTCTTTTATTACACCACTGATTCAGCCTGCGCAGGGCAAATTACTGCATGCAATTGAATCTTTAGAAAAAGCAGAGACTTGGTTGCTCAAGCCAGTCTTGCACGAGGACTCGGCTCATTTAGTGAGTCCAGGAATTAAGTTGGGTGTCACGCCTGAATCAGTGACTTATCGTACGGAACTTTTTGGTCCAGTACTTGGCCTCGTCGTTTATGAGGATTTGGAAGAAGCTATAGAACTGATAAATGCGGGTGACTATGGCCTCACTGGAGGAATCCACAGTTTGGACGAAAGGGAGCAACAATTATTCTTGGAGAAAGTTGAGGTGGGCAATACTTATATTTGCCGAGGCATTACGGGAGCGATGGTGGAACGTCAGGCTTTTGGGGGCTATAAAAACTCTTCTTTTGGTCGTGGATTCAAAGCAGGAGGACCCAATTATCTTTTGCAATTTTGTCAAATTCATGAACAACTTGAGCACGAACATAAATGTATGGCAGTACATGCCCTAGGGGAGTCATTGCAAGAGTTCTTATCTAAAAAAGAACTCGACTTCTGGTCGCGTTCAATAGCGTCGTACCAAGAAGCTTATGAAGATGAGTTCAGTCAAAATCACGATCAGCAAGGCATTGCTGGGCAGGCAAATATTTTTCGTTATCGCAAGTTAAAAGTTATGCATTTGGCCCTTCAGAGCAGCGATTCAATCCTTGAAGTCTGTCAAGTTTTATCTGCGGCACAAGTTGCGGGAGTCGCAAACTTGCGAGTCTTTGCTAAAAGCACAGATATAGAGCGGCTTAATCTACAAAGCTTGATAAAAATCTTTACTTTTGAGCTTAATATTTTAGACGAAGACGATTTTTCACAAGCTTTAAAAGTATCACCGATGGGACGGATTCGACTCATCCATCAAGCGCCAGAAGCTTGGCTTCGTGAGGCAGCGGAGCGCTTTATTCCTTTGCAAGCCTGCCCCGTTTATTCAACAGGTAGACTCGAGTTGCTACATTATTTTCACTCTCAATCCCTCAGTATTGATTACCATCGCTACGGCAATAGTGAGCAGGGGTTTTCTCTCTCCTAA
- a CDS encoding redoxin domain-containing protein, producing MRYLLLLILASASLLAAPKTIDIGAPAPDFKLKGVDGKLHDMAEYSDAKVLALLFTCNHCPSAQAYEDRLIQLVKDYEGKSVHLVAISSAAPKGVRINELGFSVGNDSYEDMIVRAKEKNYNFPYLYDGDKQAASNAYGPVSTPHLFILDQDRKVRYHGRIDNSENGENITSQDARVTIDALLAGKNVALTTTKVIGCSTKWLEKETAVKAYNEAWKKQQVLFEEISAEQVKKLVKNDTDKVRMINVWATWCGPCVAEFPDLIELNRRFEYRNFELITISMDSLKRKDKALKFLQSENAGITRRIQKGLKKEGRTANNYIFNGKNSEDLIEALDAKWQGPIPYTIILKPGGEVLYRHQGEIEPKEVRQVLIDYLGNTF from the coding sequence ATGAGATATTTATTGTTGTTGATTTTAGCTAGTGCAAGTTTATTGGCAGCGCCAAAGACGATTGATATAGGTGCTCCTGCACCTGACTTTAAGCTAAAGGGCGTTGATGGTAAATTACACGACATGGCTGAGTACAGCGATGCTAAAGTATTAGCGCTCTTATTCACTTGTAATCATTGTCCTTCCGCCCAAGCCTATGAAGATCGCCTCATTCAGTTAGTGAAGGACTACGAAGGCAAGAGTGTTCACTTAGTCGCTATTTCTTCTGCGGCACCCAAAGGGGTTCGCATCAATGAACTCGGCTTCAGTGTGGGTAATGATAGTTATGAAGATATGATTGTACGAGCCAAGGAAAAGAACTATAACTTCCCTTATTTATATGATGGTGATAAACAAGCCGCTTCCAATGCTTATGGTCCGGTATCGACACCTCATTTATTTATCCTCGATCAAGACCGCAAAGTGCGTTACCATGGACGAATTGATAATAGTGAGAACGGTGAAAATATCACCAGTCAGGATGCTCGCGTCACCATTGACGCTTTACTTGCAGGCAAGAATGTAGCACTTACCACGACTAAAGTTATTGGTTGTAGTACAAAATGGCTAGAGAAAGAAACGGCCGTTAAAGCCTATAATGAAGCGTGGAAAAAACAGCAAGTTCTTTTCGAAGAAATCTCTGCTGAGCAAGTAAAAAAATTGGTTAAAAATGATACGGATAAAGTACGGATGATCAATGTATGGGCTACTTGGTGCGGTCCCTGTGTCGCGGAGTTTCCGGACTTAATTGAACTCAATCGTCGTTTTGAGTACCGCAATTTTGAATTGATAACCATCAGTATGGATAGCCTTAAGCGCAAGGATAAGGCGCTGAAATTTTTACAAAGTGAAAATGCCGGAATCACTCGTCGAATCCAAAAAGGCCTCAAAAAAGAAGGTCGCACGGCAAATAATTATATCTTCAATGGAAAAAATAGCGAAGACTTGATTGAAGCCCTCGATGCTAAATGGCAGGGACCTATTCCCTATACAATTATTTTAAAGCCCGGTGGCGAAGTTTTGTATCGTCATCAAGGTGAAATTGAACCCAAAGAAGTTCGCCAAGTACTCATTGATTACTTGGGCAATACTTTTTAA
- the ruvC gene encoding crossover junction endodeoxyribonuclease RuvC: protein MGVDTSLRSTGYGVVDLFADGSMNVIDCGIIKNKAKLSQLDCLKRLHLAVTQLLDLYKPDHISIEGTFYSKFAKTAMILGMARGSVLSALAGTELPVWEYAPKRAKQAITGSGNSSKEQVATMIAGILKADISQINDDATDALALAVCHGQALISPLSNKMGLKL, encoded by the coding sequence TTGGGTGTCGATACATCACTACGCTCCACGGGTTATGGCGTGGTGGATCTCTTTGCAGATGGATCAATGAATGTGATTGATTGTGGGATTATCAAAAACAAAGCGAAACTCAGTCAGCTCGACTGCCTCAAACGCCTACACCTCGCCGTTACCCAACTACTAGATTTATATAAGCCCGATCATATTTCTATAGAAGGAACTTTTTATTCCAAGTTTGCGAAGACCGCAATGATTTTGGGTATGGCTCGCGGCTCAGTCCTCAGTGCCTTAGCAGGGACAGAGCTTCCCGTTTGGGAATACGCCCCCAAGCGCGCGAAACAGGCTATCACGGGTTCTGGCAATTCCTCAAAAGAACAAGTGGCCACCATGATTGCGGGTATACTTAAAGCTGATATCTCACAAATTAATGATGATGCTACAGATGCTCTCGCCCTAGCAGTTTGCCATGGCCAAGCGCTGATTTCGCCACTCTCAAATAAAATGGGTCTAAAACTCTAA
- the sppA gene encoding signal peptide peptidase SppA, with amino-acid sequence MKFFLLLFIFSTSLFSKDIIAVYRLNHVVGETLPEPGINEILSKEKVRRLNFMQLLSCMNYCVSKDDVKAVVIYPEGMRLGLAQKQELNRRIQEVKKAGKQVYLYAYGLNETTLPLAQSTQVSLFPQGDVSFRGIAMQQFYFKGLLDKLGLQADIIHIGDYKSAGEPFYLSGPSQEAAKQQQTLGEQIFEEITADCAVGERKSAAEYAKLIDKGLFSPEEALEANLVDSLEYHNDFIKRLKKQYGDAKFKRNYGLPKSFEAPQIKNMMDAFSFLQKLSAPKKEAKGDVIALVNLDGTIEAVMAEKLRRYILRAAQNDKVKAMVLRINSPGGSALASEVICHATKVFKDAGKVFVVSMANVAASGGYYAAVYGEPIFAENATITGSIGVIGGKMVTSSLLEKIGISTHQVKIGKFSDLHSTTSFFDEAQREVVTESMLRVYDVFKQRVSEGRKDKLKGELESMAGGRVFTGRRAKELGLVDKIGGLREAIREAQDQASLAKYRLEVYPKQLSFEEMILESFQPQKEEEELISMAPMQRLSYKNIFLNKMIAGMEIHSPELALHIGKFLQYINLLQSQNVLLLDPRWAH; translated from the coding sequence ATGAAGTTCTTTTTACTACTGTTTATTTTTTCCACATCATTGTTTTCAAAGGATATTATTGCTGTTTATCGTTTGAATCACGTCGTGGGTGAGACCCTCCCTGAGCCCGGTATAAATGAAATTTTAAGTAAGGAGAAGGTGCGTCGACTCAATTTCATGCAATTACTTTCCTGTATGAATTATTGCGTTAGCAAAGATGATGTAAAAGCAGTGGTGATTTATCCCGAGGGCATGAGGCTTGGTTTAGCGCAGAAGCAGGAACTAAACCGCCGTATTCAAGAAGTGAAAAAAGCGGGCAAGCAAGTCTATCTTTATGCTTACGGTCTAAACGAGACGACTCTCCCTTTAGCTCAGAGTACTCAGGTCAGCTTATTTCCGCAAGGCGATGTGAGCTTTCGCGGTATTGCGATGCAGCAGTTTTATTTCAAAGGGCTTTTAGATAAGCTCGGACTCCAAGCCGATATTATTCACATTGGTGATTACAAGAGTGCAGGCGAGCCCTTTTACCTAAGTGGGCCTAGTCAAGAAGCCGCCAAGCAACAACAAACTCTTGGAGAACAGATCTTTGAGGAAATTACTGCGGATTGTGCCGTCGGTGAACGCAAGAGTGCTGCGGAGTACGCAAAACTTATTGACAAGGGTTTATTTTCTCCCGAAGAAGCCTTAGAAGCCAATTTAGTGGATTCACTGGAATATCATAATGACTTTATTAAGCGCCTTAAAAAGCAGTATGGCGATGCTAAATTTAAGAGAAATTATGGACTGCCAAAATCTTTTGAAGCGCCACAAATTAAAAATATGATGGATGCCTTCTCATTCTTACAAAAGTTATCAGCACCGAAAAAAGAAGCCAAAGGTGATGTCATTGCCCTCGTCAATCTAGATGGTACCATAGAAGCCGTCATGGCAGAAAAATTGCGCCGTTATATTTTGCGAGCAGCGCAAAACGATAAAGTAAAAGCGATGGTATTGCGAATTAATTCCCCTGGGGGCTCAGCACTTGCCAGTGAAGTCATTTGTCATGCCACAAAAGTATTTAAAGATGCAGGCAAAGTTTTTGTGGTCTCGATGGCCAATGTCGCAGCCAGTGGCGGTTATTATGCCGCCGTCTATGGCGAGCCTATTTTTGCGGAGAACGCAACAATCACGGGATCTATCGGAGTTATCGGAGGCAAGATGGTAACATCTTCTTTACTCGAGAAGATCGGTATTAGCACCCATCAGGTAAAAATCGGTAAATTTAGTGACCTCCATAGTACCACATCATTTTTTGATGAAGCTCAGCGCGAAGTCGTGACTGAATCGATGTTGCGTGTTTATGATGTCTTTAAACAAAGAGTTAGCGAGGGACGCAAAGATAAATTAAAGGGAGAACTCGAATCAATGGCGGGTGGACGTGTATTTACGGGAAGAAGAGCAAAAGAACTCGGCTTAGTGGATAAAATAGGTGGCTTGCGTGAGGCCATTCGCGAAGCTCAAGATCAAGCGAGCTTAGCCAAGTACCGTTTAGAGGTTTATCCCAAGCAACTCAGCTTCGAAGAAATGATTCTCGAAAGTTTTCAGCCACAGAAAGAAGAAGAAGAATTGATCAGCATGGCGCCAATGCAGCGTTTATCCTACAAAAATATCTTTTTGAACAAGATGATTGCCGGCATGGAAATTCACTCCCCAGAATTGGCTTTACATATTGGGAAATTCTTGCAGTATATCAATTTACTACAAAGTCAAAATGTGCTTCTTTTAGATCCGCGCTGGGCGCATTAA